A genomic segment from Mucilaginibacter terrenus encodes:
- a CDS encoding SusC/RagA family TonB-linked outer membrane protein yields MKRIYKISGLLLLFTFFSTAVFAQNITVKGKVSDAKTGEALIGVTVGVQGTSNGTQTDVNGNFTVSVASNATLQVSYIGYTTQTVAVDGRTSIDIKLATSANELAQVVVVGYGTQRKLDVTGSVASVKGEDISRQPSTNAVSSLQGKVAGVQITNSGSPGSSPEIRIRGLGTVYGNANPLYVVDGVWFDDISFLNPNDVENISILKDASAESIYGVRAANGVVLVTTKKGKGAPSISYNAYAGWQKVTNQPKLANASEYATLVNELNRTNTFSDPASLGEGTNWLNLVLRDAFTMKHDITVSGSTEKSSYSFSGGYLKQQGVVSGNDYDRVTAHLQQDVQATNFLKLGYNAVLQGSKSRDIPGDIIYKAFTAAPVVPAFYSNGSYGDPNDYPVGNIPSNPQASLDFFNQRSNNYRFTGNVYADVNFTKFLKFRTSFGGEFGQAEVRSYNPVYQATTTQFNKISDLSISRADVRNWIWENTLTFDRTFGQHHLTVLAGQSAQRYKSYSITGTAQNVPYTSDGDLYLTLGSNDVTNPRSVTDGGALSTFQSFFGRVNYSFADKYLLNASFRADGSSKFIGNQRWGYFPSVGAGWVISNEEFMKDQHIFDNLKIRGSWGKIGNASVPANLSTQTVTQSANFIAVYNGTSATGANITTIVPPITYWERGVGTDFGVEMAFLNNKLSFEADYYKKKTEQAIFAIPILGSLGTTGNTVIGNQATFDNHGFEFSASWRDNINKDFSYSVSGNFSINNNKVLSTQTGANPIYAGGAAATGGQLSTRTIVGQPIGEFYGLVVDGVFQTPEEVASSLQKNAKPGDFKYKDLNGDKVIDAKDRTVIGNPNPKYLYGLNTSFKYRQFDLAVDLQGVAGVDVYNANLGLRYGAENFTKDFYNNRWHGAGTSTTYPSANIGGGENYKPNSFFVESGAYFRIRNVQLGYTLPASIASKLYMKGIRVYASGQNVYNSFKYRGFNPEIGGSPTNAGIDNGAYPLYATYNFGVNVTF; encoded by the coding sequence ATGAAGAGAATTTACAAGATCTCGGGGTTACTGCTATTGTTTACTTTTTTCTCCACAGCTGTTTTTGCACAAAACATTACCGTAAAAGGTAAGGTAAGCGATGCAAAAACAGGTGAAGCGCTTATAGGCGTAACTGTTGGAGTTCAGGGTACATCAAACGGCACCCAGACGGATGTTAACGGCAACTTTACAGTAAGCGTTGCATCAAACGCAACATTACAAGTGTCGTACATAGGCTACACAACTCAAACAGTAGCTGTTGACGGCAGAACTTCAATTGATATCAAACTGGCTACTTCAGCAAATGAGCTGGCCCAGGTAGTTGTAGTTGGCTACGGCACACAGCGCAAGCTTGACGTTACCGGCTCTGTCGCCTCAGTTAAAGGAGAAGACATCTCCAGGCAGCCATCTACCAACGCGGTAAGTTCACTGCAGGGTAAAGTTGCAGGTGTGCAAATAACCAACAGCGGCTCGCCAGGATCATCTCCGGAGATCCGTATACGTGGTTTAGGTACTGTATATGGTAACGCTAACCCGCTTTATGTGGTAGACGGTGTATGGTTTGATGACATCAGCTTTCTTAATCCTAATGATGTTGAGAACATCAGCATCCTTAAAGATGCGTCAGCCGAATCTATTTATGGCGTACGCGCTGCTAATGGTGTTGTTTTGGTGACCACTAAAAAAGGTAAAGGCGCTCCAAGCATTAGCTACAACGCTTACGCGGGCTGGCAGAAAGTTACCAATCAGCCTAAACTTGCTAATGCAAGCGAGTATGCTACTTTAGTAAATGAACTTAACCGCACCAACACTTTCAGCGATCCGGCAAGCCTTGGTGAAGGCACCAACTGGCTGAACCTTGTTTTACGTGATGCTTTTACCATGAAGCATGATATAACCGTTAGTGGCAGTACAGAAAAATCTTCTTACAGCTTTTCAGGCGGCTACTTAAAACAACAGGGTGTAGTGTCTGGCAACGACTATGACCGTGTAACTGCTCACTTACAGCAGGACGTGCAAGCAACCAACTTCCTTAAATTAGGTTACAATGCAGTTTTGCAGGGCAGCAAATCGCGCGACATCCCGGGCGACATTATTTACAAGGCATTTACAGCAGCGCCGGTTGTACCTGCGTTTTATTCAAACGGCAGCTATGGTGACCCTAATGATTACCCGGTTGGTAATATCCCGAGCAACCCGCAAGCGTCGTTAGATTTCTTTAACCAGCGCTCAAACAACTACCGTTTTACAGGTAACGTTTATGCCGATGTTAACTTCACCAAATTCCTGAAGTTCAGGACCAGCTTTGGTGGTGAATTCGGACAAGCGGAAGTACGCAGCTATAATCCGGTTTACCAGGCGACAACTACACAATTTAATAAAATAAGCGACCTGAGCATTTCACGTGCAGATGTTCGTAACTGGATTTGGGAAAATACCTTAACGTTCGACAGGACCTTCGGTCAGCACCATTTAACAGTTCTGGCAGGCCAGTCAGCTCAACGCTACAAATCTTACAGCATTACCGGCACCGCGCAAAACGTGCCTTACACCAGCGACGGTGACCTTTATTTAACATTAGGTTCTAACGACGTTACTAATCCGCGTTCGGTAACTGATGGTGGCGCTCTTAGCACGTTCCAATCCTTCTTTGGCAGGGTGAACTACTCATTCGCCGATAAATATTTGCTGAACGCATCATTCCGTGCAGACGGTTCTTCTAAATTCATCGGCAACCAACGCTGGGGTTATTTCCCATCTGTAGGTGCAGGCTGGGTGATCAGCAATGAAGAGTTCATGAAAGATCAGCACATTTTCGATAACCTGAAAATCCGTGGTAGCTGGGGTAAAATAGGTAACGCATCAGTGCCTGCAAACCTTTCAACGCAAACCGTTACACAAAGCGCCAACTTTATAGCGGTATATAACGGAACATCGGCAACGGGTGCCAACATCACCACCATAGTGCCTCCAATAACCTATTGGGAACGCGGTGTAGGTACCGACTTCGGTGTAGAAATGGCATTCCTTAACAATAAGCTTAGCTTCGAAGCCGATTATTACAAAAAGAAAACCGAGCAGGCAATCTTTGCTATTCCAATCCTTGGCTCATTAGGCACAACCGGCAACACCGTTATAGGTAACCAGGCTACTTTTGATAACCACGGCTTCGAGTTTTCTGCAAGCTGGAGAGATAACATCAATAAAGATTTCTCTTATTCTGTTAGCGGTAACTTCAGCATCAATAACAACAAAGTATTATCTACCCAAACCGGCGCCAACCCAATTTATGCTGGCGGCGCTGCTGCTACAGGTGGCCAGTTAAGCACACGTACTATTGTTGGTCAGCCTATTGGCGAGTTTTATGGATTAGTTGTTGACGGTGTGTTCCAAACACCTGAAGAAGTTGCTTCATCTTTGCAAAAGAATGCTAAACCAGGCGATTTCAAGTACAAGGACCTTAACGGCGATAAAGTTATCGACGCTAAAGACCGTACCGTTATTGGCAACCCTAACCCTAAGTACCTTTATGGCTTAAACACCAGCTTTAAATACCGCCAGTTTGATCTTGCTGTAGATTTGCAAGGCGTAGCAGGTGTTGATGTTTACAACGCTAACCTGGGCTTGCGTTACGGTGCAGAAAACTTCACTAAAGATTTCTATAATAACCGCTGGCATGGTGCAGGTACGTCAACTACCTACCCGTCTGCAAACATTGGTGGTGGCGAAAACTACAAGCCAAACAGTTTCTTCGTAGAAAGCGGCGCCTATTTCAGGATTCGCAACGTACAGTTGGGCTATACCCTTCCAGCTTCAATAGCTTCTAAACTATACATGAAAGGCATACGGGTTTACGCAAGCGGACAAAACGTTTATAATTCATTCAAGTACCGCGGCTTTAACCCTGAGATTGGCGGTTCACCAACAAACGCAGGTATAGACAATGGCGCTTACCCGCTGTATGCTACTTACAATTTTGGTGTGAACGTTACATTTTAA
- a CDS encoding glucoamylase family protein, with translation MRDLQLYTGLCLLLGAMGCGKGGSPTPTPPAPPAATSFALNSLKVNGTYNGFTYVNVNTTPVVKLSFLAPIDHNSVSSTVTLKDKAGSAVPYTVTYENSDSTIVIAPALNYISKYTLDVSTGLKSVKGGTLQSSVRVTLTTAINQADKFPLISDDALLDLVQKQTFKYFYDFGHPVSGLARERNTSGDIVTTGGSGFGIMALVVGVNRNYISRADGLARMQKIVGFLKNTAAKFHGAFPHWLNGATGAVQPFSTLDNGADLIETSFLMEGLLTARQYFNGAGAEETALRADINSIWQGVEWDWFRQGNQNVLYWHWSPSNGWAINMKISGWNEGLIAYALAASSPTHSIPKEVYDQGWAQNGTMRNGNTFYGVKLPLGPPQGGPLFFEHYSFLGINPTGLADTYANYDEQTKAHSLINYNYCVANPANKNGYSANCWGLTASDIENGYTASSPTNDVGVIAPTAAISSLPYTPTQSLAALKFFYYKLGDKMWGDYGLKDAFNLTDPWFADSYLAIDQGPEIVMIENYRSGLIWNLFMSSPEIKTGMRKLGFTSPNL, from the coding sequence ATGAGAGACCTGCAATTATATACCGGACTGTGCCTGCTTTTGGGTGCAATGGGCTGCGGAAAAGGAGGATCGCCCACCCCTACGCCACCGGCACCTCCGGCGGCGACATCCTTCGCGCTAAATTCATTAAAGGTGAACGGCACTTACAACGGCTTTACTTACGTCAATGTGAATACAACACCTGTTGTAAAGCTGTCCTTCCTGGCTCCCATAGATCACAACAGTGTTTCTTCAACAGTTACGTTAAAAGATAAGGCAGGCTCCGCAGTACCCTACACGGTAACTTACGAGAACAGCGACAGCACAATTGTTATTGCCCCTGCCCTTAACTACATCAGTAAATACACGCTTGATGTAAGCACCGGCTTAAAATCCGTAAAGGGCGGCACTTTGCAAAGCAGTGTACGCGTAACGCTAACTACCGCCATTAATCAGGCTGATAAGTTCCCGCTGATATCTGACGATGCCCTGCTGGATCTGGTTCAGAAACAAACGTTTAAATATTTTTATGACTTCGGGCATCCGGTAAGCGGCCTTGCTCGCGAACGCAATACCAGCGGAGACATTGTTACCACAGGCGGATCAGGCTTCGGCATTATGGCGCTGGTGGTTGGCGTAAACCGCAATTATATCAGCCGGGCAGATGGTTTGGCCCGCATGCAGAAGATTGTAGGTTTCCTTAAGAACACTGCCGCTAAATTCCATGGTGCCTTCCCGCACTGGCTCAATGGCGCTACCGGCGCTGTACAACCTTTCAGCACGCTGGATAACGGTGCGGATCTTATAGAAACATCTTTCCTGATGGAAGGTCTGCTTACTGCGCGCCAGTACTTCAATGGCGCGGGTGCAGAGGAAACTGCATTACGTGCAGACATCAATTCTATTTGGCAGGGGGTAGAGTGGGACTGGTTTAGGCAAGGTAACCAAAACGTGCTTTACTGGCATTGGAGCCCAAGTAACGGATGGGCTATCAACATGAAAATAAGTGGATGGAACGAAGGCCTTATAGCCTACGCGCTTGCTGCCTCATCACCAACACACAGCATCCCCAAAGAGGTTTACGACCAGGGATGGGCACAGAATGGCACCATGCGTAATGGCAACACCTTTTATGGTGTAAAACTGCCGCTGGGACCTCCGCAGGGCGGGCCGCTGTTCTTTGAGCATTATTCGTTCTTAGGAATTAATCCCACCGGGTTGGCAGACACCTACGCCAACTACGACGAGCAAACTAAAGCACACAGCTTAATTAACTACAACTACTGTGTGGCAAATCCTGCTAACAAGAACGGCTATAGTGCAAATTGCTGGGGATTAACCGCCAGCGATATCGAGAATGGCTATACCGCAAGTTCTCCAACCAATGATGTTGGGGTAATTGCGCCTACCGCCGCTATATCTTCACTGCCGTACACCCCTACTCAATCGTTAGCTGCACTTAAATTCTTCTATTACAAGCTTGGCGATAAAATGTGGGGCGATTACGGGCTTAAGGACGCATTTAATTTGACTGACCCATGGTTTGCTGACTCGTACCTGGCAATTGACCAGGGACCGGAGATAGTGATGATAGAGAACTACCGCAGCGGCCTGATATGGAATTTATTTATGAGCAGCCCGGAAATTAAAACCGGTATGCGCAAGCTGGGCTTTACCAGCCCTAATTTATAA
- a CDS encoding RagB/SusD family nutrient uptake outer membrane protein has product MFNNNFKYALAFSSCAVLMIAQGCKKSFLDVPPQAQQPSVEFFKTQDDATKAVNSIYANLREWKQTAFAPIAIESVGSDETEKGSSESDATFFNSYDNFTVTASDGQLQDFWNGQYQSINLCNQVLDNIPAISMDESLKNRYMAEAKFVRAYNYFRLVRAFGDVVLRQHVPKDASEYNLPRTAKDQIYAFIEKDLTEAAAVLPQTYGPADIGRATKGAALAMHAKVAMYQKKWADVLNYTNQVMGMGYSLFPNFEQEFRIANENSTESVFEIQAQSLPGGAANSQYSQVQGVRGQSGGGWGFNVPTQALADAFEAGDPRRDATIIFRGETTPEGDVVAATGDNPRYNQKSYVPFTRPFLQNEGEDQNVRVIRYAEVLLMNAEAANETGNTSQALSSLEMVRARARGGNNAILPKVTTTDQGALRTAIWHERQVELAMEFDRYFDVIRQGRAQAIFGPKGWTPNKNEVWPVPQNEIDLSAGLLTQNPGY; this is encoded by the coding sequence ATGTTTAACAATAACTTTAAATACGCACTGGCTTTTAGCTCATGTGCAGTGCTGATGATTGCGCAGGGATGCAAGAAAAGCTTCCTGGATGTGCCACCTCAGGCGCAGCAGCCCAGCGTGGAATTTTTTAAGACTCAGGACGACGCTACAAAAGCAGTCAACTCTATATACGCCAACCTTCGCGAGTGGAAACAAACTGCATTTGCACCTATAGCTATTGAAAGTGTAGGCAGCGACGAAACAGAAAAAGGCAGCAGCGAAAGCGACGCTACATTCTTCAACAGCTATGACAACTTTACAGTAACGGCTTCCGACGGCCAGTTGCAGGATTTTTGGAACGGCCAGTACCAAAGCATAAACCTGTGTAACCAGGTTTTGGATAATATCCCGGCTATTTCGATGGACGAGTCGTTAAAGAACCGTTACATGGCCGAAGCTAAGTTTGTACGCGCTTACAATTACTTCAGGCTGGTGCGTGCATTTGGCGATGTAGTATTAAGGCAGCATGTACCAAAGGATGCTTCGGAATACAATCTGCCGCGCACAGCAAAAGATCAGATTTATGCTTTTATCGAGAAAGACTTAACTGAGGCTGCTGCAGTATTGCCACAAACCTACGGACCTGCAGACATTGGCCGGGCTACCAAAGGCGCAGCGCTTGCTATGCATGCCAAGGTTGCTATGTACCAAAAGAAATGGGCAGATGTGCTTAACTACACCAACCAGGTAATGGGTATGGGTTACTCATTGTTCCCGAACTTCGAACAGGAGTTCAGGATAGCTAATGAAAACAGCACTGAGTCGGTATTCGAAATACAGGCGCAAAGCCTTCCGGGCGGTGCGGCTAACAGCCAATACTCACAAGTACAGGGCGTACGTGGCCAGTCTGGTGGTGGCTGGGGCTTCAACGTACCTACACAGGCGCTTGCTGATGCCTTTGAAGCAGGCGACCCACGCAGAGACGCTACTATCATCTTCCGTGGTGAAACTACGCCAGAAGGCGATGTGGTAGCTGCTACCGGTGACAACCCGCGTTACAATCAAAAATCATACGTGCCATTTACCCGGCCGTTCCTGCAGAATGAAGGTGAAGACCAGAACGTGCGAGTTATTCGTTATGCAGAAGTGTTGCTGATGAATGCCGAAGCGGCAAACGAAACCGGCAACACCTCACAGGCATTATCGTCATTAGAGATGGTAAGGGCACGTGCAAGGGGCGGAAACAACGCTATCCTTCCTAAGGTGACTACAACAGACCAGGGTGCACTACGTACCGCTATCTGGCACGAACGCCAGGTGGAGCTGGCAATGGAGTTTGACCGCTACTTTGATGTTATCCGTCAGGGTCGTGCGCAAGCCATTTTTGGCCCTAAAGGCTGGACACCTAACAAGAACGAAGTTTGGCCGGTACCACAGAACGAGATTGACCTGAGCGCCGGACTATTAACACAAAATCCTGGTTATTAA
- a CDS encoding LamG-like jellyroll fold domain-containing protein, producing MKNITKTIGAILLCGTAACVALTGCQEKANDYRPDKPVPKIEGYNSAAEVAAPNLVSYWPFNSTVTDSVGNLTGTATKTTFDAGVKGQGFKGDAAGFIIYGSPGATIPAMKNFTLSFWVNAQKPGKDDPARGIFSLNNNKDFWGNLDVYLDGYRSLDTMNIKVHINNDAVNWKGQFTNALIANPWGKWTHITATYNDTTSVFNVYANGEAVAVSSAGNSTVIGPKLHGDDPAKGDVPYGPLKFVNASAMVMGSWQFQTTPPQTTSASAQTWAQGFAGGLDNFRIYGKSLSAKEVKALYLLEKAGR from the coding sequence ATGAAAAATATAACAAAAACAATTGGCGCTATACTGCTTTGCGGTACTGCTGCTTGTGTGGCACTTACAGGCTGCCAGGAAAAAGCCAATGACTATCGCCCTGATAAACCCGTACCTAAAATAGAAGGTTACAACAGTGCTGCAGAAGTTGCCGCGCCAAATTTGGTGAGCTACTGGCCGTTTAACAGCACCGTTACCGACAGCGTTGGCAACCTGACCGGTACCGCCACCAAAACCACTTTTGATGCCGGCGTTAAAGGCCAGGGCTTTAAAGGTGATGCTGCAGGTTTCATAATTTATGGCAGCCCGGGCGCTACCATACCTGCAATGAAGAACTTCACACTGTCTTTTTGGGTGAATGCTCAAAAACCAGGTAAGGACGATCCGGCACGTGGCATATTTTCTTTAAATAACAACAAAGATTTCTGGGGTAACCTGGATGTGTACCTGGACGGTTACCGCAGCCTGGACACCATGAACATTAAGGTGCATATTAACAATGATGCCGTAAACTGGAAAGGCCAATTTACCAATGCGCTTATCGCAAACCCATGGGGTAAGTGGACGCATATTACTGCAACTTACAACGATACTACATCGGTTTTTAATGTATATGCAAATGGAGAAGCCGTTGCGGTTAGCAGTGCCGGCAACAGCACGGTAATTGGCCCTAAACTGCACGGCGATGATCCCGCCAAAGGAGACGTACCATACGGACCGTTAAAGTTTGTGAACGCAAGCGCCATGGTTATGGGCAGCTGGCAATTTCAAACTACTCCGCCGCAAACTACATCAGCCTCCGCTCAAACCTGGGCGCAAGGTTTTGCAGGCGGACTGGACAATTTTAGAATATACGGCAAATCGCTGTCGGCAAAAGAGGTAAAAGCACTTTACCTTCTTGAGAAGGCCGGAAGATAA